From the genome of Maribacter algicola, one region includes:
- a CDS encoding zinc-dependent metalloprotease has product MKDSSPFWLLLLLCCFTQAYGQFSENKKNYEKFEGLFDFYYDSKTDKIYLEVPDLEKEFLYVSSLSSGIGSNDIGLDRGQLGNEQVVFFRKVGNKLMLVQPNLKFRALTDNALEKKSVEQAFAKSILYGFPIEEEKNGTYVIDISGFLMQDTHGVIQRLQRTDQGNYSLDKEKSAMAMDRTKAFPKNIEFDVTLTFKGSPKGSYVRSVVPNPELITVAQHHSFVELPDDGFEKREFDPRSGAYPFAYYDYATPVEESLIKRFIPRHRLKKKNPDAEISEAVEPIIYYLDNGTPEPVRSALLEGGKWWNQAFEAIGYKDAFQVKMLPDDADPLDVRYNVIQWVHRSTRGWSYGSSVSDPRTGEIIKGHVSLGSLRIRQDFLIAQALMNKPFEERDDNYRPMLDLALARIRQLSAHEIGHTLGFSHNFAASTNGRASVMDYPHPQFSVKNGQIDFSNAYDTGIGEWDKVIVAYAYSDFPDGINERNALNQILEKATSDGLRYISDQDARPQGGAHLYAHLWDNGKSIGDELLDMLKIRETAIANFSIDNIRTNEANSVLEDVFAPLFFFHRYQTEAATKIIGGLDYNYTVKGDGQLTVAPVDKKIQEQTLKAVLRTLDADEIAIPKDKLTLFPPRAIGFGSTRESFNGKTGVSFDALSAPETAADMTLGLLLHPERASRLIQQKALDPNNIGLEEVMAEVVSNTFGKNQKDFYIREVQQNINFRVLFHLMNLAASDAVHPQVNAIANMQLKKLNSVNMENAAIKGEINRRIANFYEHPSNFKVVPAPKLPDGSPIGMDCFH; this is encoded by the coding sequence ATGAAAGATTCAAGCCCATTTTGGTTATTATTGCTCCTTTGCTGTTTCACACAAGCTTATGGCCAGTTCTCAGAGAATAAAAAGAATTATGAAAAGTTCGAAGGTCTTTTTGATTTTTACTACGATTCCAAGACGGACAAAATCTATCTGGAGGTTCCTGATTTGGAAAAGGAATTTCTCTATGTTTCTTCCCTGAGCAGTGGTATAGGAAGTAATGATATTGGCTTGGATAGGGGTCAATTGGGAAATGAGCAGGTAGTGTTCTTTAGAAAAGTGGGAAACAAACTCATGTTGGTTCAGCCTAATTTAAAGTTTAGGGCCTTGACGGATAATGCCCTTGAAAAGAAATCCGTAGAGCAGGCATTCGCCAAATCCATATTATATGGTTTTCCTATAGAAGAGGAAAAAAATGGAACGTATGTTATAGATATATCCGGATTTTTAATGCAGGACACCCATGGTGTAATTCAAAGACTGCAAAGAACCGATCAAGGAAACTATAGTTTGGACAAGGAGAAGAGTGCCATGGCTATGGATAGGACCAAGGCTTTTCCCAAGAATATAGAATTTGACGTAACATTGACTTTTAAGGGAAGTCCAAAAGGAAGTTATGTACGAAGTGTGGTGCCAAACCCAGAGCTTATCACCGTGGCCCAACATCATTCCTTTGTAGAACTTCCGGACGATGGTTTTGAAAAAAGGGAATTTGACCCGCGGTCCGGGGCCTATCCCTTTGCCTACTACGATTATGCAACTCCCGTAGAGGAATCCCTGATTAAAAGGTTTATCCCTAGGCACCGATTGAAAAAGAAAAACCCCGATGCCGAAATTAGTGAAGCTGTCGAGCCAATCATTTATTATTTGGATAACGGAACACCGGAACCTGTGCGAAGTGCACTATTGGAAGGCGGGAAATGGTGGAACCAGGCCTTTGAGGCCATTGGTTATAAGGATGCTTTTCAGGTAAAAATGCTACCCGACGATGCAGATCCTTTGGATGTGCGGTACAATGTGATACAATGGGTACACCGATCCACAAGAGGGTGGAGCTATGGTTCCAGTGTATCTGACCCAAGAACCGGGGAAATCATTAAAGGGCATGTGAGTTTGGGAAGTTTACGTATCCGTCAGGATTTCTTGATCGCCCAGGCCCTTATGAACAAGCCCTTTGAAGAAAGGGATGACAATTACCGGCCAATGTTGGATTTGGCCTTGGCCAGAATCCGTCAATTATCGGCCCATGAAATAGGACATACGTTGGGCTTTTCACACAACTTTGCTGCCAGTACCAATGGTAGGGCCTCGGTAATGGATTATCCACACCCGCAATTTTCCGTAAAAAATGGCCAGATCGATTTTTCAAATGCCTATGATACGGGTATTGGGGAATGGGACAAGGTAATCGTAGCCTATGCATACAGCGATTTTCCTGATGGTATCAATGAAAGGAATGCGTTGAACCAAATTTTGGAAAAAGCCACTTCAGATGGCTTACGTTACATATCCGATCAAGATGCAAGACCACAGGGCGGCGCCCACTTATATGCCCATCTTTGGGACAATGGAAAATCTATTGGGGATGAATTGCTGGACATGTTAAAGATCAGGGAGACGGCCATAGCCAACTTCTCGATCGATAATATCCGTACCAATGAGGCAAATTCCGTTTTAGAGGACGTTTTTGCCCCGTTGTTTTTTTTCCATAGATATCAAACTGAAGCAGCTACAAAGATTATAGGAGGTTTGGATTACAACTATACGGTCAAGGGGGATGGCCAATTGACCGTGGCACCGGTAGATAAGAAAATTCAGGAGCAAACTTTAAAGGCCGTTTTAAGGACTTTGGACGCTGATGAAATTGCCATTCCAAAGGACAAATTGACTCTTTTTCCTCCCAGGGCGATAGGTTTTGGAAGTACAAGGGAATCTTTTAACGGAAAGACTGGCGTCTCATTTGATGCGCTATCCGCTCCCGAAACCGCGGCAGATATGACCCTTGGATTATTACTGCATCCGGAAAGGGCCTCCAGGTTGATTCAACAAAAGGCTTTGGACCCCAACAATATTGGGTTGGAAGAGGTAATGGCGGAAGTGGTTTCCAATACCTTCGGAAAGAATCAAAAAGATTTCTATATACGTGAAGTGCAGCAAAACATAAATTTTAGGGTGCTTTTTCATCTGATGAACTTGGCAGCAAGTGATGCCGTCCATCCACAAGTAAATGCGATAGCCAATATGCAACTTAAAAAGTTAAATTCAGTAAATATGGAGAATGCGGCGATCAAAGGTGAAATAAACCGTAGGATTGCTAATTTTTATGAGCATCCTAGTAATTTCAAGGTGGTTCCCGCACCCAAGCTTCCTGATGGTTCGCCTATAGGGATGGATTGTTTTCATTAA
- a CDS encoding circularly permuted type 2 ATP-grasp protein: MSNIENQIFSSYQRNPDLFDEIYDSNGNIKDVYQKLFDIYGGHSIQDYINLNSKAKASFFNQGITFQVYGEDNVQEKIFPFDLFPRIIDQDEWDVIERGSIQRAKALNLFLWDIYHDKNILKDKVVPLELITSSANYLDQMNGLNPPGGIYNHISGTDIIKHKDGQYYVLEDNIRCPSGVSYVICNRTALKRALFGVFNHYQTYTVTDYAENLLEQLESVKPKGVDIPNCVVITPGMYNSAFYEHSYLAKTMGVELVEGRDLFVENDFVYMKTIKGPEKVDVIYRRIDDAFLDPLEFRPDSALGVPGLFAAYKKGNVTLANAPGTGVADDKAVYTYMPEIIKYYLKEEPILNNVHTYHCSRPEELNFVLENISELVIKPVDEAGGYGISIGNRLTQKEIEEVRKQVKENPRKYVAQPIMSLSVHPTYIDDTESFEQRHVDLRTFTILGKDKEFVLKGGLTRVALKKGNLIVNSSQGGGSKDTWVLKK, from the coding sequence ATGTCTAACATTGAGAATCAAATTTTTTCTTCCTATCAGAGAAACCCTGATTTATTTGATGAAATCTACGATAGCAACGGAAACATAAAGGACGTATACCAAAAACTTTTTGATATTTATGGAGGTCATTCCATCCAAGATTATATCAATCTTAATTCCAAAGCGAAAGCCTCCTTTTTCAATCAAGGCATCACCTTTCAAGTATATGGGGAAGACAATGTTCAAGAAAAGATTTTTCCCTTTGATTTATTTCCACGAATCATCGACCAGGATGAATGGGATGTAATCGAAAGAGGGTCCATTCAACGGGCCAAGGCTTTAAACCTATTTTTATGGGACATTTATCACGATAAAAACATACTTAAGGACAAGGTAGTCCCTTTGGAACTCATTACCTCCTCGGCCAACTATTTAGATCAGATGAACGGATTGAATCCGCCTGGCGGCATTTATAATCACATATCTGGAACGGACATTATAAAACACAAGGATGGTCAATACTATGTTTTGGAGGACAATATTAGATGTCCGTCTGGTGTAAGTTATGTGATTTGTAACAGGACGGCTTTAAAAAGGGCTTTATTTGGTGTTTTTAACCATTATCAGACCTACACCGTTACGGATTATGCCGAAAACCTTTTGGAGCAGTTGGAATCCGTAAAACCCAAGGGTGTGGATATTCCAAACTGCGTGGTCATTACCCCAGGTATGTATAATTCCGCTTTTTATGAGCATTCCTATTTGGCCAAGACTATGGGCGTTGAGCTGGTAGAAGGTAGGGATTTGTTCGTGGAGAACGATTTTGTATATATGAAAACGATAAAAGGACCGGAAAAGGTCGATGTGATCTATCGAAGAATAGACGATGCCTTCTTGGATCCCTTGGAGTTTAGGCCGGATTCCGCTTTGGGTGTTCCAGGATTATTTGCTGCCTACAAAAAAGGCAATGTCACCCTGGCCAATGCCCCTGGCACGGGGGTAGCCGATGACAAGGCCGTGTACACCTACATGCCGGAAATCATCAAATACTATTTAAAAGAAGAACCCATACTTAACAATGTACACACCTATCATTGCAGTAGACCGGAAGAATTGAACTTTGTGTTGGAAAATATATCGGAATTGGTCATAAAACCCGTGGACGAAGCGGGCGGCTATGGTATCTCCATAGGAAATCGCCTTACCCAAAAAGAAATTGAGGAAGTACGCAAACAAGTGAAGGAAAATCCCAGAAAATATGTCGCACAGCCCATCATGTCGCTATCCGTGCACCCTACTTATATAGACGATACCGAATCCTTTGAACAACGCCATGTAGATTTAAGAACTTTTACCATATTGGGCAAGGACAAGGAATTTGTATTAAAAGGCGGATTAACGCGAGTGGCCCTCAAAAAAGGGAATTTAATTGTCAACTCCTCCCAAGGTGGTGGTTCCAAAGATACCTGGGTCCTAAAAAAATAA
- a CDS encoding alpha-E domain-containing protein, giving the protein MLARVANNLFWMGRYIERSEHIARYMNVNYFSSLDAPNHISQDRQFVLRSMLFMVGEPVKDSQIILNEEDVLFKVGVDTNFVTSILNNVRYARENANSARDLISTELYESINKFYHFVLNYPKEVFVKSGLHDFTTHVTEMSAILRGKIRGTLLHDSVYAIIMMGVNIERATQITRMINSKYNDAILAQGSYEDAFTKSFEWTTLLKCAESYDMMRRYYKKTPTSISTLEFLILNPNCPRSVMNSLNQFYEHVKILNPERRYNKESTAFLIGRVRAEYEYKYIEEIEQDIKSFIENILSSLDKISNKVDEEFFSY; this is encoded by the coding sequence ATGCTAGCAAGAGTAGCCAACAATCTTTTTTGGATGGGACGATACATAGAGCGTTCCGAACATATTGCACGTTACATGAACGTGAACTATTTTTCATCTTTGGATGCACCCAACCATATTTCACAGGACAGACAATTTGTACTTAGATCTATGTTGTTCATGGTTGGGGAACCCGTAAAAGACTCCCAAATTATCCTCAATGAGGAAGATGTCTTATTTAAAGTAGGTGTAGACACCAATTTTGTTACCTCTATTCTGAACAACGTTAGATATGCAAGGGAAAATGCAAATAGTGCCCGGGATTTGATTTCTACGGAACTCTATGAATCCATCAATAAATTCTACCACTTTGTGCTCAATTACCCAAAGGAAGTATTCGTTAAGAGTGGGCTCCATGATTTTACCACCCACGTTACGGAAATGAGCGCCATTCTAAGGGGGAAGATAAGGGGAACCCTATTGCACGACTCTGTTTATGCCATAATTATGATGGGTGTAAATATCGAAAGGGCCACACAGATTACTAGAATGATAAACTCCAAATATAATGATGCCATTTTGGCCCAGGGAAGTTATGAGGACGCATTTACAAAAAGCTTTGAGTGGACAACGCTGCTAAAATGTGCGGAATCCTACGATATGATGCGGAGGTATTACAAAAAAACGCCTACCAGCATTTCCACCTTGGAATTTTTGATCCTAAACCCAAATTGTCCAAGATCGGTCATGAATTCCTTGAATCAATTTTATGAACATGTAAAAATCCTAAACCCGGAGAGACGCTATAATAAAGAATCCACGGCCTTCCTTATTGGAAGGGTACGGGCCGAGTATGAGTACAAGTATATCGAAGAAATTGAACAGGATATTAAATCTTTTATTGAAAATATCCTTAGCAGTCTTGACAAAATTAGCAATAAGGTAGACGAGGAGTTTTTTAGCTATTAG